In Planctomycetia bacterium, one DNA window encodes the following:
- a CDS encoding YjbQ family protein has translation MKHFREELWFHTPTRRAFINITAQVQAAIARSGIREGLCLVNAMHISASVFINDDERGLHQDLERWLEGLAPHAPLDQYRHNDTGEDNADAHLKRTIMGREVVVAITGGELDFGPWEQIFYGEFDGRRRKRVLVKIIGE, from the coding sequence GTGAAGCATTTCCGCGAAGAACTGTGGTTTCACACTCCGACGCGCAGGGCCTTCATCAACATCACCGCGCAAGTTCAGGCCGCCATCGCCAGGAGCGGCATCCGCGAAGGGCTTTGCCTCGTCAACGCCATGCACATTTCGGCGAGTGTCTTCATCAACGACGACGAACGCGGCCTGCATCAGGACCTGGAACGCTGGCTGGAGGGACTCGCCCCGCACGCGCCGCTCGACCAATACCGACACAACGATACGGGCGAAGACAACGCCGACGCCCATCTGAAACGCACCATCATGGGCCGCGAAGTCGTCGTGGCCATCACCGGCGGCGAGCTGGACTTCGGACCGTGGGAGCAGATCTTTTACGGCGAGTTCGACGGCCGCCGAAGGAAACGCGTGCTCGTCAAGATCATTGGGGAATGA
- a CDS encoding type II secretion system protein — MRSSARSPRAFTLIELLVVISIIALIVAILLPSLSGARRQGQSIQCLARLSQLGMGWHMYADDYDDVAVPGRYGNLAGGASNPANFYDVGSGLKFRPRWIALMGKYVGAVAFENPLPADRQDYDHKVYQCPSVPDWMDERNHAYGYNHQFLGNARMTNGRFHNFPVNRSKITSFASTVMAADTLGTAAGFAPENRKPYNNNGTDFAELANHGWTLDPPRLKPESEHGSGDPGSPRTAVDPRHMNKSNVIFCDGHGETATPRRLGYRTDAAGAYVDDAAEDRPHNREFSGTGRDTDPPLPPT, encoded by the coding sequence ATGCGCTCCTCGGCTCGTTCACCTCGTGCCTTCACTCTGATCGAACTTCTTGTCGTCATCAGCATCATCGCACTCATCGTCGCGATTCTGCTGCCATCGCTTTCCGGCGCGCGGCGTCAGGGCCAATCGATTCAATGCCTGGCGCGGCTCTCGCAACTGGGAATGGGCTGGCACATGTATGCCGACGACTACGACGACGTCGCCGTGCCGGGTCGATATGGTAATCTCGCGGGCGGCGCGTCGAACCCCGCGAACTTCTACGACGTAGGCAGCGGGTTGAAGTTCCGCCCGCGCTGGATCGCGCTGATGGGCAAGTACGTCGGCGCAGTGGCGTTTGAGAACCCGCTCCCCGCGGACCGGCAGGACTATGACCACAAGGTGTATCAGTGCCCCTCCGTCCCCGACTGGATGGACGAGCGCAATCACGCCTATGGCTACAATCACCAATTCCTCGGCAACGCCCGCATGACGAACGGCCGATTCCACAATTTCCCGGTGAACCGCTCGAAAATCACCAGCTTCGCCAGCACCGTCATGGCGGCGGACACGCTGGGCACGGCGGCGGGCTTCGCGCCGGAAAATCGCAAGCCGTATAACAACAACGGCACGGACTTCGCGGAGCTGGCGAATCACGGCTGGACGCTTGATCCGCCACGCCTCAAGCCCGAATCCGAACACGGCAGCGGCGACCCGGGCAGCCCGCGCACCGCTGTCGATCCGCGCCACATGAACAAGTCAAACGTCATTTTCTGCGACGGACACGGCGAGACTGCCACGCCGCGCCGGCTTGGCTATCGCACCGACGCCGCCGGCGCCTACGTGGATGATGCCGCGGAAGACCGCCCCCATAATCGGGAATTCTCCGGGACCGGCCGAGACACCGATCCGCCGTTGCCGCCGACTTGA
- a CDS encoding MgtC/SapB family protein — translation MWEQLRPWLGDVHSLLAPELVGPVVSLAAILCGGMTGFERQRAAKPAGFRTMILICLGSAIFTQASILLGGGPAHADRARVAAQVVTGIGFLGAGAILREKGQVVGITTAAGIWATAAVGLILGAGHLALGFFFTLLIVGTLSAARAIERLVEGPCRPATLVLKLVDTSARTRLQVESILEDHPFPIFPEYSTTADGAIVARIRYCTLHRDHHTWLNELLASPAIESIEQAD, via the coding sequence ATGTGGGAACAACTTCGACCCTGGCTGGGTGATGTCCATTCGCTGCTCGCACCGGAACTGGTGGGTCCCGTTGTCAGCCTCGCTGCGATCCTTTGCGGGGGCATGACCGGCTTCGAGCGTCAGCGGGCTGCCAAGCCCGCGGGCTTTCGCACGATGATCCTCATCTGCCTCGGGTCCGCTATTTTTACACAGGCGTCCATCTTGCTCGGTGGCGGTCCGGCTCATGCCGACCGCGCGCGGGTCGCGGCCCAAGTCGTCACCGGCATCGGTTTTCTCGGCGCGGGCGCCATCCTTCGCGAAAAAGGCCAAGTCGTCGGCATCACCACCGCCGCCGGCATCTGGGCCACCGCCGCCGTCGGACTGATTCTCGGCGCAGGCCATCTCGCGCTGGGGTTCTTCTTCACGCTTCTCATCGTCGGCACACTCTCCGCGGCTCGCGCCATCGAGCGACTCGTCGAAGGACCGTGCCGGCCTGCCACGCTCGTGCTGAAACTTGTGGATACCAGCGCACGAACGCGGTTGCAGGTCGAAAGCATCCTGGAGGACCACCCCTTCCCGATTTTTCCGGAATACTCCACCACTGCCGACGGTGCGATCGTCGCTCGTATCCGCTATTGCACCCTCCACCGCGACCATCACACCTGGCTGAATGAGCTGCTCGCCTCCCCCGCCATCGAAAGCATCGAGCAGGCCGATTGA
- the lpxA gene encoding acyl-ACP--UDP-N-acetylglucosamine O-acyltransferase: MPIHPTAIIDPKAQIAKSADIGPYVIIEGDVKIGENVHVYPHAYLSGWTEIGDRCVIHPGAVIGHLPQDFHYTGERSYCRIGAGTIVREFASIHRGTQPESWTILGQDCFILGYAHIGHNCELGNGVKLYNGSAVAGHAIIGDHAIVSGHVVVHQFARIGEYTMIGGGSRVIKDIPPFMKVLGESMCVAHNGLGMRRSGKFSTDEINEVRSAYRILFRSTQPFTRSIDAFAATVRTAAGRRILDFLRGPSKLGIAGGRKAAALRELDSGDGEA, encoded by the coding sequence ATGCCCATTCATCCGACGGCCATCATCGACCCCAAGGCCCAGATCGCCAAGTCCGCAGACATCGGCCCTTATGTCATCATCGAGGGCGACGTCAAGATCGGCGAGAACGTACACGTCTATCCGCACGCGTACCTTTCCGGTTGGACCGAAATCGGAGACCGCTGCGTGATTCATCCCGGCGCGGTGATCGGCCATCTGCCGCAGGATTTTCATTACACCGGCGAGCGGTCGTACTGCCGGATCGGCGCAGGGACGATCGTCCGAGAGTTCGCGTCCATTCACCGCGGCACCCAGCCCGAATCGTGGACCATCCTCGGGCAGGATTGCTTCATCCTCGGCTACGCGCACATCGGCCACAATTGTGAACTCGGCAACGGAGTCAAGCTCTACAACGGATCGGCTGTGGCCGGCCACGCCATCATCGGTGACCACGCGATCGTGAGCGGCCATGTTGTGGTGCATCAATTCGCTCGAATCGGAGAATACACCATGATCGGCGGCGGCTCGCGCGTCATCAAGGACATTCCGCCGTTCATGAAGGTGCTCGGTGAATCGATGTGCGTGGCGCACAACGGCCTCGGCATGCGCCGCAGCGGCAAGTTCTCGACCGATGAAATCAATGAAGTGCGCTCCGCCTATCGCATCCTGTTCCGATCGACCCAACCCTTCACCCGGTCGATCGATGCCTTCGCAGCGACCGTCCGCACGGCCGCCGGGCGGCGCATTCTGGACTTTCTGCGAGGCCCATCCAAACTGGGGATCGCCGGTGGACGCAAAGCGGCCGCACTGCGCGAGCTGGACAGCGGCGACGGGGAGGCGTGA
- a CDS encoding 4Fe-4S dicluster domain-containing protein — translation MSILLDILGPRKDFEGGLYLPDFKSVSAKRAIQKLPVTAALHVPLCFRPDLPTTAAVAVGDRVLRGQRLAIPQTSDGIPSYAPTSGRIDAFEPVETVADGALPGVVLLPDGRDEAAPPDPTMHHESFLGRLMDRAVVCVNPRQPAHVVLQRAIAAGVTDLIINGMETEPYLTADLRTLVEEPGLLIDTVCEIADAVGVVNVYLAVPYRHRRVVKRLEAEAAGRYVEIAALSDKYPQCHPTMLIKTLLDREVPPGGGALDTETLVLPLSTVRAMGHALWHSEPMTHVLMTVAGDAVDHAGTYRVAIGTPLRELAERVGQYRPVKSAVWGGPFTGLAVTSDQAVVTADTIALLLFAEAEEAPAAPCVHCGWCVEDCPVGLSPTSLIDPDYARRSTTYAAEVNACIDCGLCTYVCPSKLPLAETIRAERLRLKPPSGNGKGSAR, via the coding sequence ATGTCCATCCTGCTCGACATCCTCGGCCCGCGAAAAGACTTCGAGGGGGGTCTGTATCTGCCGGACTTCAAGAGCGTCTCGGCCAAGCGCGCCATTCAGAAGTTGCCAGTCACCGCGGCGCTGCATGTCCCGCTCTGCTTCCGGCCCGACCTGCCGACGACCGCCGCCGTCGCCGTCGGTGATCGCGTCCTCCGCGGCCAACGGCTGGCCATTCCGCAAACGTCCGACGGCATCCCATCCTACGCACCGACTTCCGGTCGCATCGACGCCTTCGAGCCGGTCGAGACGGTCGCGGACGGCGCGCTGCCCGGCGTGGTGCTGTTGCCCGACGGGCGTGATGAGGCCGCTCCGCCGGATCCGACCATGCACCATGAATCGTTCCTGGGTCGACTCATGGATCGCGCGGTGGTCTGTGTGAACCCGCGCCAGCCGGCGCATGTCGTTCTGCAACGCGCCATCGCCGCCGGCGTGACCGACCTCATCATCAACGGAATGGAGACCGAGCCGTATCTCACGGCGGACCTTCGGACGCTGGTGGAAGAGCCTGGTCTGCTGATCGACACCGTTTGCGAGATTGCCGACGCCGTGGGCGTGGTCAATGTGTACTTGGCGGTTCCCTATCGCCATCGGCGCGTGGTCAAGCGGCTGGAGGCCGAGGCAGCCGGTCGATATGTCGAAATCGCGGCACTAAGCGACAAGTACCCCCAGTGCCATCCGACAATGCTGATCAAGACGCTGCTCGATCGCGAAGTCCCACCCGGCGGCGGCGCGCTGGACACCGAAACGCTGGTCCTGCCGCTTTCCACGGTGCGTGCCATGGGCCACGCCTTGTGGCACAGCGAACCGATGACGCATGTCCTGATGACCGTCGCGGGGGACGCGGTGGATCACGCCGGAACCTATCGCGTGGCCATCGGAACACCGCTGCGCGAGCTGGCCGAGCGCGTCGGACAGTATCGTCCGGTCAAATCCGCCGTCTGGGGCGGGCCGTTCACGGGTCTCGCCGTGACCAGCGATCAGGCCGTGGTGACGGCCGATACCATTGCCCTCCTGCTGTTTGCCGAGGCGGAAGAAGCGCCGGCCGCGCCGTGCGTGCACTGCGGCTGGTGCGTGGAAGACTGCCCGGTCGGACTATCGCCGACGTCGCTGATTGACCCGGACTATGCGCGGCGTTCGACGACCTACGCGGCCGAAGTCAACGCCTGCATCGACTGCGGCCTCTGCACGTATGTCTGCCCATCAAAACTCCCGCTGGCCGAAACCATCCGCGCGGAGCGATTGCGATTGAAACCGCCGTCGGGCAACGGCAAAGGAAGCGCACGATGA
- a CDS encoding RnfABCDGE type electron transport complex subunit D, translating into MTTASWMLPVSSAARAAPHRLSGSSIDDILRAWIFAAAICALSGVVLFGLAALRSLTVTVLAAVACEAIWYGVSRKRSIGGVTHSTLTGLLVALTLPATAPWYVGAVAAAVAVILAKGLFVGEGRYLWQPALVGRVVAQFVFSSAFAMTGSAASWPVLAPGHLLVGKLSRAVPIDVATYGGWSGSGGPSPQDAWLMPVPAATLRAFAEGHLAPDGDLNYLPLIRDHLPPWIDTVLGTVPGGLGETCVLAIIVAGLYLIYRGYLRWQLPVAMLAAAAAAAVVFPVESAQPGNAYLWFPGLAVEDGRAVGLAYVLYHLTSGQLMLGAFLLAGDMIATPLRVRGQIAFAVGAGILTIFMRLYGVVEGECYWSILMMNTVVPLIDRRTRREIIGLEPIEA; encoded by the coding sequence ATGACAACGGCCTCGTGGATGCTCCCGGTTTCGTCCGCGGCGCGGGCCGCGCCGCATCGCTTGAGCGGCAGCTCAATCGACGATATTCTGCGCGCGTGGATCTTTGCCGCGGCGATCTGCGCCTTGAGCGGCGTCGTGCTGTTCGGCCTGGCGGCCCTGCGCAGCCTGACGGTGACGGTTCTGGCAGCCGTGGCGTGTGAAGCGATTTGGTACGGCGTCAGCCGCAAGCGTTCCATCGGCGGAGTCACCCATTCGACGCTGACGGGTCTGCTCGTCGCACTCACGCTGCCGGCGACGGCGCCGTGGTACGTCGGCGCGGTCGCCGCAGCCGTCGCCGTGATTCTCGCAAAAGGTCTGTTTGTCGGCGAGGGGCGGTATCTGTGGCAGCCCGCGCTCGTGGGTCGCGTCGTCGCGCAGTTTGTCTTCTCCTCCGCCTTTGCCATGACCGGCAGCGCCGCCTCATGGCCGGTCCTCGCGCCGGGGCACCTGCTGGTCGGCAAACTATCCCGCGCTGTTCCGATCGACGTGGCGACGTACGGCGGCTGGAGTGGTTCCGGCGGCCCCTCGCCCCAGGATGCCTGGCTGATGCCCGTTCCCGCGGCGACGCTGCGTGCATTCGCCGAGGGTCACCTCGCGCCCGATGGCGATCTGAACTATCTGCCGTTGATTCGCGATCATCTCCCACCCTGGATCGATACGGTTCTGGGGACCGTCCCCGGCGGTCTGGGCGAGACCTGTGTCCTGGCCATCATCGTTGCCGGACTGTATCTCATTTACAGGGGGTACCTTCGCTGGCAGTTACCGGTCGCCATGCTTGCGGCGGCGGCCGCGGCGGCGGTTGTCTTTCCCGTGGAGAGCGCCCAGCCCGGCAACGCTTACCTGTGGTTCCCGGGGCTGGCGGTGGAGGACGGGCGCGCGGTCGGCCTCGCCTACGTGCTGTATCACTTGACGTCGGGCCAGTTGATGCTTGGCGCGTTTCTCCTGGCAGGTGACATGATAGCGACCCCCCTTCGCGTGCGCGGGCAAATCGCCTTCGCCGTCGGAGCAGGCATTCTCACGATCTTCATGCGCTTGTACGGCGTCGTCGAAGGCGAGTGTTACTGGTCGATCCTGATGATGAACACCGTTGTGCCGCTGATCGACCGCCGAACCCGGCGCGAGATCATCGGCCTGGAACCCATCGAAGCCTGA
- the folE gene encoding GTP cyclohydrolase I FolE, translating into MKADDAPQFDLDRIAAAVREILLAVGENPDREGLRMTPQRVARMYAEMFEGLATDPRRHLQTFFEEKYDELVVLRDIPFYSMCEHHLLPFMGRAHIAYLPDGKVIGLSKMARVVDAFAHRPQVQERLTTQVAEILMQELGAKGVAVVFEAEHSCMTCRGVKKPGSVMVTSAVLGLCRTNTATRAEVMSLLHR; encoded by the coding sequence ATGAAAGCCGACGACGCACCGCAATTTGATCTGGACCGCATCGCCGCTGCCGTGCGCGAGATTCTCCTGGCCGTCGGTGAGAACCCTGATCGCGAGGGGCTTCGCATGACGCCGCAGCGGGTCGCACGGATGTATGCCGAAATGTTCGAGGGGCTGGCGACGGATCCGCGTCGGCATCTGCAAACCTTCTTCGAGGAAAAATACGACGAACTGGTCGTGCTGCGCGACATCCCCTTTTACTCCATGTGCGAGCACCACTTGCTTCCGTTCATGGGCCGGGCGCACATCGCTTACCTGCCCGACGGCAAGGTCATCGGCTTGTCTAAAATGGCACGGGTCGTTGACGCCTTCGCCCATCGCCCACAGGTGCAGGAGCGGCTGACAACCCAGGTCGCGGAAATTCTCATGCAGGAACTGGGGGCCAAGGGCGTGGCGGTGGTGTTTGAGGCCGAGCACTCGTGCATGACCTGCCGCGGCGTGAAGAAACCCGGCAGCGTGATGGTCACGTCGGCCGTGCTGGGCCTGTGCCGGACCAACACCGCGACGCGTGCTGAAGTCATGTCGCTGCTTCACAGGTAA
- a CDS encoding ABC transporter permease, which translates to MDENTFFMVMFSIGAFMALVTLGYVLRRAFSRQGGEIGGWELGGAGRRIAAVARTTLAEGIRARTASGFALLILVSLPFFYVTAEGDGTIKGRVQMFMGYSLGFTSFMLALLTVFFACRSLSVEIASRQIYSIVSKPIARWQIVMGKWTGVMVMNAFLLFVATLATYAGSRAIVNGFKRDLAAELSTKGGLTQSQAASLVDALDRVSGIGKPGIASPIVEKFAETLGFTTQQVFDMLLKLSEPMRVNLRRYDEVRRQVLVSRAAVAAKLPDFSKLVDERYNQLREEGRLPEGWSEKRTRDQILLEISGMFCTVPRFEGRQFIMKGPPPRRDPSFIMSIRFKIRNLGGPPEAAEIMGRTLEENTILCVWGIGDPTKPSYLETVDAFPVNTAYELEIPVQSVSDDGTISVVFQNVDPRDVTAVFDHEARDLEVLYRVGSFETGLLQVWLATMIPLACLGAIAVCASTFLSFPVGALICVTIYIISCSTGFLAEALAVTKDYIGLDSPGLAFEVRRMTIDAISWIMALGDVSPVDKLIEGRAVGWDVLWEQTWKFVMIKAALAIVIGVFTLRRREIAAVIV; encoded by the coding sequence GTGGACGAAAACACCTTCTTCATGGTGATGTTCAGCATCGGGGCCTTCATGGCCCTGGTGACGCTGGGCTACGTGCTGCGCCGCGCCTTCTCGCGCCAGGGAGGGGAGATCGGTGGATGGGAACTGGGCGGCGCGGGCCGTCGCATCGCGGCGGTTGCACGGACGACGCTGGCCGAGGGGATTCGCGCCCGGACGGCATCGGGCTTCGCGTTGCTCATTCTTGTGAGCCTGCCGTTTTTCTACGTGACGGCGGAGGGCGACGGCACGATCAAGGGCCGCGTCCAGATGTTCATGGGCTACAGCCTGGGGTTCACGTCGTTCATGCTGGCGTTGCTGACGGTCTTCTTCGCGTGCCGGTCGCTCTCGGTGGAAATCGCCAGCCGGCAGATTTACTCGATCGTGAGCAAGCCCATCGCGCGGTGGCAGATCGTGATGGGGAAGTGGACCGGCGTGATGGTGATGAACGCCTTCCTGCTGTTCGTCGCGACGCTGGCGACGTATGCCGGCTCGCGCGCGATCGTCAATGGATTCAAGCGCGATCTTGCGGCGGAGCTGTCGACCAAGGGCGGCTTGACGCAGTCCCAGGCCGCGAGTCTCGTCGACGCACTCGATCGCGTCAGCGGAATCGGCAAGCCCGGCATCGCCAGCCCGATTGTCGAGAAGTTCGCGGAGACGCTGGGGTTCACGACGCAGCAGGTGTTTGACATGCTGTTGAAGTTGTCCGAGCCGATGCGCGTGAACCTGCGGCGATACGACGAGGTGCGCCGACAGGTGCTCGTCTCGCGCGCGGCCGTCGCGGCGAAATTGCCGGATTTCTCCAAGCTGGTCGATGAGCGCTACAACCAGTTGCGGGAGGAGGGCCGGCTGCCTGAAGGCTGGAGCGAAAAACGGACGCGCGATCAGATTCTGCTGGAGATCAGCGGGATGTTCTGTACGGTGCCCCGCTTCGAGGGACGGCAGTTCATCATGAAGGGGCCGCCGCCGCGCCGCGACCCGTCGTTCATCATGAGCATTCGATTCAAGATTCGAAACCTCGGGGGGCCGCCCGAAGCGGCCGAGATCATGGGGCGCACGCTGGAGGAGAACACGATCCTGTGCGTCTGGGGCATCGGCGACCCGACGAAACCAAGCTACCTCGAGACGGTGGACGCGTTCCCCGTCAACACGGCCTACGAGCTGGAGATTCCCGTTCAAAGCGTCAGCGACGACGGCACGATCAGCGTCGTCTTCCAGAATGTGGATCCTCGTGACGTCACGGCGGTGTTTGATCATGAAGCGCGCGATCTGGAAGTCCTCTATCGGGTCGGTTCCTTTGAGACGGGGCTGTTGCAGGTATGGCTGGCGACGATGATTCCACTGGCTTGCCTGGGCGCCATCGCGGTGTGCGCGTCGACGTTTTTGAGCTTTCCGGTGGGAGCGTTGATCTGCGTGACGATTTATATCATTTCGTGCAGCACGGGCTTTCTGGCGGAGGCCCTGGCGGTGACCAAGGACTACATCGGGCTTGACAGTCCCGGTTTGGCGTTTGAGGTTCGCCGCATGACGATCGATGCGATCAGTTGGATCATGGCGCTGGGTGATGTCAGCCCGGTGGACAAGCTGATCGAAGGTCGCGCCGTGGGTTGGGACGTCCTCTGGGAGCAGACATGGAAGTTTGTCATGATCAAGGCGGCGCTGGCGATAGTGATCGGCGTGTTCACGCTGCGGCGGCGCGAGATCGCGGCGGTGATCGTATGA
- a CDS encoding ABC transporter ATP-binding protein produces the protein MSHSSSTAPPVVQCLSLTKVFQDFWGRDKVLAVDHLDLEIQPGEVFGLLGPNGSGKSTTIKMLLGLLYPTTGAARVFGRPPTDTAVKSRIGFMPEESYLYRFLNAYETLDYYGRLFKLDRHERRRRTEQLIEMVGLRRAGRRTVGTYSKGMARRIGLAQALINDPDLLILDEPTTGLDPVGTSQIKDVIKALAEHGKTVLLCSHLLADVEDVCDRVCIMYGGRRRALGPVNELLERREVTQIVARQLDEKTIEQIRKVVAAAGSEVMAVEHPTDRLEAFFLRVVGQAQRDQLQTSGAEVSTGVAGFLSAEKKRGAALVESLVQAGRAVPADGGPRVTTEPVEAAPVPRADVLAGLTGKAKPQMTPVEPAPRPSPAGESKPDRSVLDRLTKRKDGP, from the coding sequence ATGAGCCATTCCTCGTCTACCGCGCCGCCCGTCGTTCAGTGCCTGTCGCTGACCAAGGTCTTTCAGGACTTCTGGGGGCGGGACAAGGTGCTGGCCGTCGACCATCTGGACCTCGAAATTCAGCCGGGCGAAGTGTTCGGGCTGCTGGGGCCGAACGGCTCCGGAAAATCGACAACCATCAAGATGCTGCTGGGCCTGTTGTATCCCACGACCGGCGCGGCCCGCGTCTTCGGCCGGCCGCCGACGGATACGGCGGTGAAGTCCCGCATCGGTTTCATGCCCGAGGAATCGTACCTGTACCGCTTCCTCAACGCGTACGAGACGCTGGATTACTACGGGCGGCTGTTCAAGCTGGATCGACACGAGCGGCGGCGGCGCACCGAGCAGTTGATCGAGATGGTCGGGTTGCGCCGCGCGGGACGGCGGACGGTCGGCACGTATTCCAAGGGCATGGCAAGGCGGATCGGCCTGGCCCAGGCGCTCATCAACGATCCCGACCTTCTGATTCTTGACGAGCCGACGACCGGGCTGGATCCGGTCGGCACGAGCCAGATCAAGGACGTCATCAAGGCGCTGGCCGAGCACGGCAAGACCGTCCTGCTGTGCAGCCACCTGCTGGCGGACGTGGAGGACGTGTGCGATCGGGTATGCATCATGTACGGCGGCAGGCGGCGCGCGCTGGGACCGGTGAATGAATTGCTGGAGCGCCGTGAGGTGACGCAGATCGTCGCGCGCCAGTTGGATGAGAAGACAATCGAACAGATCCGTAAGGTGGTGGCAGCCGCCGGCAGCGAAGTGATGGCGGTTGAACACCCGACGGATCGGCTGGAGGCGTTTTTTCTGCGCGTCGTGGGCCAGGCGCAGCGGGATCAGTTGCAGACCAGCGGCGCGGAAGTGTCGACGGGCGTGGCGGGTTTCCTGTCGGCCGAGAAGAAGCGCGGCGCGGCATTGGTGGAATCGCTGGTGCAGGCGGGCCGCGCGGTGCCAGCCGACGGCGGACCGCGCGTGACAACCGAACCGGTCGAGGCCGCGCCCGTGCCGCGAGCGGACGTGCTGGCAGGATTGACGGGCAAGGCCAAACCCCAAATGACGCCGGTCGAGCCGGCACCACGGCCCAGCCCAGCCGGCGAATCCAAACCGGATCGCTCGGTGCTCGATCGGCTGACGAAACGCAAGGACGGTCCATAG
- a CDS encoding protease modulator HflC, which translates to MSPKVSTLFVAAILLAVVCLMMCAFQVRFTETAVVTRFDQIKEVIPAEQAGLHFKLPWPIEAVHRYDTRLRSFETEFRQIGTEDQKTVVLTAYATWRIRDGKQFLKAVGREDTAGVKIRDMLENRVSIVLRGHPLSHLVNVNPEEMKFAQIEKEFLEGIRQPARDNYGIEVVSVGIKRLGIPESVTGEVFNRMKEDRTKTIKELSAEGDAKAREIRVTAEEISNKILARASAYAKSIEGKGEAEAAKYYKEFDKNRALSDFLKKRETLLKVLAGQTTLVLDADVIELFKLLRDATKAVRGSIGSNQVGAVNMEEPTRAALSHPSGDKPPIEKPRHRP; encoded by the coding sequence ATGTCACCGAAAGTATCCACCCTCTTTGTTGCGGCGATTCTGTTGGCCGTTGTCTGCCTGATGATGTGCGCGTTTCAGGTGCGCTTCACCGAGACGGCCGTCGTCACGCGATTCGATCAGATCAAGGAGGTGATTCCCGCCGAACAGGCCGGGTTGCACTTCAAGTTGCCGTGGCCGATCGAGGCGGTGCATCGCTACGACACGCGGCTGCGCAGCTTCGAGACCGAGTTCCGGCAGATCGGCACCGAGGATCAGAAGACGGTCGTGCTGACGGCCTACGCGACCTGGCGAATCCGCGACGGCAAGCAGTTTCTCAAGGCGGTGGGCCGCGAGGACACGGCCGGCGTGAAGATTCGCGACATGCTGGAGAACCGGGTGTCGATCGTGTTGCGCGGGCATCCGTTGAGCCATCTTGTGAACGTGAATCCCGAGGAGATGAAGTTCGCGCAGATTGAGAAGGAGTTTCTCGAAGGCATCCGCCAGCCGGCGCGAGACAATTACGGCATCGAGGTGGTGAGCGTCGGCATCAAGCGGCTGGGCATCCCGGAATCGGTGACGGGCGAAGTCTTCAACCGCATGAAGGAAGACCGGACCAAGACGATCAAGGAGCTGTCGGCCGAGGGCGACGCGAAGGCGCGGGAGATTCGCGTGACGGCCGAGGAAATCTCCAACAAGATCCTGGCCCGTGCGTCGGCCTATGCGAAGTCGATCGAGGGCAAAGGCGAGGCCGAAGCGGCGAAGTACTACAAGGAGTTCGACAAGAACCGCGCGTTGAGCGATTTTCTCAAGAAGCGCGAGACGCTGCTGAAAGTGCTGGCCGGCCAGACGACGCTGGTGCTCGATGCCGACGTGATCGAGTTGTTCAAGTTGTTGCGCGACGCGACCAAGGCGGTTCGCGGCTCAATCGGATCGAACCAGGTCGGCGCGGTGAACATGGAGGAACCAACCCGGGCGGCGCTGAGTCATCCGTCCGGAGACAAACCGCCCATTGAGAAGCCGAGGCATCGCCCATGA